The following proteins are co-located in the Cryptococcus neoformans var. grubii H99 chromosome 1, complete sequence genome:
- a CDS encoding dolichol-phosphate mannosyltransferase, with protein MSLQGQLITIPCGPFFYPVFTSGDLAATRAVVFIGGLTNGLGAVPFTYPLSDALGKAGWKLIQFHWSSAYGGYGTGSLDRDREEMQALVKYLKTTGGLSTVIIMGHSTGSQNVMHYLSSSINNDPAYHVDGGIMQAPISDREVCAKDKPYCDYLSLAEDMVKKGKGHEIMPDEFCKKAGFGGVEMKMTAYRLWSLMGVGGDDDYFSADIPLEPTQPYVHSLSTSFGALTAPALALFSEKDAEWIVSRPEDLLPKWADVANGKLEWRIIKGASHDVSEKEAQTVLCEDVLSWLKKFE; from the exons GCCAGCTCATCACCATCCCCTGCGGACCCTTCTTCTATCCAGTCTTCACCTCCGGTGATCTCGCAGCTACCCGCGCTGTCGTCTTCATTGGCGGTCTCACAAACGGCCTTGGCGCAGTGCCCTTCACTTATCCCTTGAGCGATGCCCTAGGAAAAGCCGGGTGGAAACT GATTCAATTTCACTGGAGCTCAGCATACGGTGGCTACGGCACAGGTAGCTTAGATCGGGATCGAGAGGAAATGCAGGCCTTGGTCAAGTACTTGAAGACAACTGGTG GCTTATCCACAGTTATTATCATGGGTCATTCGACAGGCTCCCAAAACGTCATGCACtatctctcctcttccatcaacaACGATCCGGCCTACCACGTCGACGGAGGGATCATGCAAGCGCCCATCTCTGACAGAGAAGTCTGTGCCAAAGATAAGCCATACTGCGACTATCTCTCTCTGGCAGAAGATATGGtcaaaaagggaaaaggacaTGAAATAATGCCGGATGAGTTTTGCAAAAAGGCAGGGTTTGGAGGGGtcgagatgaagatgacggcATACAGGCTCTGGAGTCTGATGGGTGTTGG TGGCGACGATGACTACTTCTCCGCCGACATCCCTCTCGAGCCCACCCAGCCATACGTCCACtccctctccacctcctttGGTGCGCTCACTGCCCCAGCGTTAGCTCTCTTCTCTGAAAAAGACGCCGAATGGATCGTCTCCCGTCCAGAAGACTTGCTCCCCAAGTGGGCAGATGTCGCCAACGGCAAACTGGAATGGCGTATTATTAAAGGAGCATCGCACGATGTAAGCGAAAAGGAGGCCCAGACGGTGCTTTGTGAAGATGTGTTGAGTTGGTTGAAAAAGTTTGAGTGA